TGAAGGTCACGGGCCATTCCGATGACAGCCGCTTGCGGGTATTCAGGCCTTCGTCCCAGGCCTGCCGGGAGATCAGGCTGATGCTCGCGTCCGTGGTGGAGCCACTGGGCGTGATGTGCCCCGAAAAGTCCGTTGTCGCGCAAATGGCGGGGTTGGATGACCGCACTTACCTGGCACGTTATTTCAAAGGTTTTTCGGTTCTGCTGACGCACAACGCGACCATCGATCTGTTACTGCCTGACTGTTATTGGCTGGTAAAGCGCGATGCCGGGCACATGTTGATGTTGGCGATTTATAACGATGCCTGTGCGCCGGATAACCAGGGTGCAAGTTTCAGGTCGTCTTCCTATCTTGCAATCGCAGAGCAGTTATCGGTGTCCAAAACCCATGTTATTCGTTTGGTACAAGAGGGCGCGGACCGGGGATATTTCAAGATTCATTCAAAGACCCAACTTGAAGTGCTGCCGCCGTTTATTTATTTGGTCAGACGCTTTATGGCGTATTCGTTTGCGACGTGCTTACACAGCCTTCAGTTGAGCCAGGCCGATAGTACATAGGCAACTAATACAGGGAAGGAAATCATGCCGGCTATTTTGAAGCTCAGGCCGCGAATGCAGCGCTTGTTATCGCCTGCAGTCACCCAGGCCGAATTGCTCGGAATCATCGCTTGGTTGGGGGTGTTGCTGGCGAGCCCGGTGATATGGGGGCTGGACCTGATGGCGATCACGCTGGGCTTGCTGATCGTGTTTGGCTGCCATCGCGTGGCGGTCAATTATCGGGTGTGGCGCCTATTGGGCGTGGTCTACGCGGTGCTGCTCTGCGCCGGCTTCGCCTACGTGATCAGCGCCAACGTTGAACTGCAGGTGTTTGCCTTACCGCTCGCGGTGACAGTGGTCATCAGCAGCGCCATCCTCTTTATCGCCGTCGCGGATTTTCTGCTTTGCGCGGCATTGGTGTGGGCCGTGCTGTGGCCCACCATCACGGCGGGTTTTTATCCGGGTGCGCAGACCTATCTGTTCATTTTCTGCTTATCGTCGGTGTCGATTGGTTTCATCCTGAGCTTCTCCTACTTGAAAAACCTGCGCTCAGTGTTGTTGGTGGAAAGTGAGTTTCGTGAATTGGCCCAGACTGATTACTTGACCTCCATCCTCAACCGGCGCGCTTTCATGGAGAGCTTCGCCAAGTTGATCGCCGCCAATGAAGGCGGCTGGTTCATGATGTTGGATATCGACAGTTTCAAATTGAAAAACGATCAGTTCGGCCACGATGTTGGCGACAGGATTCTCTGCGCCATGGCCGCCAGCCTCAAAAACACCCCAGGCAGCCACAGTTTCGGCAGGATCGGCGGCGAAGAGTTCGGTGTGTTGGTGCTGGGGGATGACCCTTGGGCTGCCGGCGATTTCGCACTGCGCCTGTTGCAGGCGATTCGCAGCAGCGTCGCGCCGCCCCATCATTACACTTGCAGTGCAGGCATGACGCGTTTCTCGGCGGGTGCCGACATGTCGGCGGTCCTCAAGTGTGCCGACCGCAACCTGTACACCGCCAAGGGTAATGGCAAGGATTGTGTGTACCTGGATGGCGCGCGGGTGCGGGAGAACGTCACAAAGCGGATACCCAAAAAATAACGAATGAGAATAGATATCAAACAAGAATGCGTTGATATACCATGCGCCGCGAATTCTTGGCAGGTTTGCCGCCCCATCTGGCTCATTCACTAGGTGCAACATCCATGCGTCGTACCCTGATTTCCATCTGCGTGCTTCAGGCGTTTTCGCCTTTTACCTGGGCAGAGGTTTCGCCCACCGAAAAAGCCAGCCTCGAACTGCAAGCGACCAACGTGACCGGCGCCGCGGACTACGAGACGGCGCAGGGGCCGGTCAAGGGCTACCACGCCACGCGTTCAGCGAGTGCGACGCGCACCGATACCTCGATTCATGAAACCCCGCAGTCGATCAGCGTGGTGTCCAAGGACGTGGTCGAGGACATCGGTGCGACCCGTCTGCAAGACGCCCTGGATTACGCTGGCGGTGTGGGCCGGGCCAACAACTTTGGCGGGCAGGGGCTTACCAGTTTCACCGTGCGTGGCTTTACCACAGCCGAGTTTTATCGCAATGGGTTCCCCGTAAACCGCGGCTATCCGGCCACGCCCGACGCCAATACCATCGAACGCCTTGAAGTGCTGCGCGGCCCGGCGACCATGCTGTACGGCCGTGGCGATCCCGGCGGCACCTTCAATGTGGTGTCCAAGCAGCCGCTGGCCGAACGCACTGTGACCCTTGGCAGCCAATTGAATGACCAGGGCATGAAGCGCGGCACCCTGGATGCCTCCGGCCCGCTGGACGAAGAAGGCCGCCTGGCCTATCGCCTCAACGTGGTGGGCGAGGGCGGCGACACCTTCCGTGATCACGTCGAGACCGAACGCTACGGCGTAGCCCCGGTGATCACCTGGCAGGCCACCGATGCGACCAAGGTGATCTTCGAGGGTGATTTCATACGCAACAATCACCCGCTGGACCGTGGTTTGACGCGTTTCCCCAACCAGCGTGGTACGCCGTCGCGCGACACGTTCTGGGGCGACAAGGACGCAGGCAAGTTGCACAACGACAACAACATGGCGCAGTTGCGCTTCGAGCATATGCTCAATGACAACTGGACCTTGGGTGGTGGTTTTCAGTGGTTGGATGGGACATTACAGGGCAATGCTATCGAAGCTAACACCTTAGCCGCCGACGGTCGGACCCTCCGCCGTAACTTCAACTACCGCAAGCTAGAGTGGACGGACAAGGATTATCAGCTCAATTTGACCGGTCATTTCTCCACCGGCAGTTTTGATCACACGTTACTGACGGGTATCGAGTATGAAGATTACGATTACAAGTCGATCATTCAGCGCTCCAACCCGGCGCTTAACCCTTACACAACCGATATTTTCAATCCTGTCTACGGCAAGCCTCGTCCGGCATTGACGCTTACCCCTACCCACGATAAAGAAAACCTCAAGACTTACTCAGCGTTCATTCAGGATCAGGTGGCGCTGACCGAGCGTTTGAAAGTATTGGCGGGCGCTCGTTTTGAGCGTTTTGAACACGAATATGAAACCTATGTGGCGGATGCTAAAAGTTGGGAGGCTAGTGACAACGCAGTCACCCCACGCGTGGGTGTGATCTACGACCTTACCGATACGCTTGCGGTCTATGCTGATGCAGCGCGCTCCTTCAAGCCTAATACCGGCGCCAGCCGTGAGGGCAGTGGGTTCGAACCGGAGAAAGGCAAGTCCTATGAGATGGGTATCAAATGGGAAGGGCTGGACCGTCAGTTGAGTGTCGACGCAGCGATCTACCAGATCGATAAGAAAAATGTACTCACCACGGACCCTCTGGATCAAAACTCCAAGGTCGCAGCAGGTCAGGTCCGCAGCCGTGGCTTTGACCTTAACGTCGCCGGCAACATCACGCCTGAATGGCGTGTAATAGGCGGTTACGCTTATGTAGATGCTGAGGTCACCAAGGACAACTCAATCCGTGTTGGCTCTCGTCTCGCAAACATTCCGCGCAACAGCTTCAGCTTGCTCAACGTTTACGAGTTCCAGGATGGCGCTCTTAAAGGTCTTGGCCTGGGCGCCGGCGGCAAGTATGTCGCTGAACGAGTCGGGCAAACTTCCAATACTCCGTTTTCCATGGACGCCTACACCGTCGTCGACCTCCTCAGCTACTACAAAGTCAACGAGCAAGTACGCCTGAACCTGGACGTGAAGAACCTGTTCAATCGTGAATACGAAGAAGGCGCCTTCGGCAATATCTACGCCTATCCCGGCGCGCCGCGCACGGTGCAGGTGGGTATCTCCTACTCCCTGTAATTCTGCCTGGTGGCGTGCATCATCCGCGGGTGTTTGCACGCCACCTCACAGTCTCGGCAGAAAACCCCGCGTTCCCTCAAATAAGCGTTTACCGCTTGCCCGATAGATGAGAAAACCGTGCCCATTTTCCCGGAGATGGACATCCCATGCCTCGTTCAATCCTTATCCCCCGCCTGGTCGTCGCGCTGCTGGTCGGCGCTGCGCTGTGGTACATGTGGATTATCACCGGCCCCAAGCTGGAAATCGGCGGCGCCAGCCCGGATCAGCAGGCGGTGGGGGGCTTGCAGGGCCTGACGCCACGTGATTTTGGCGAGTGGGGAACCGGCGTGGTGGTGACGGCTCAAGGCACATGGTTGGTGGGGCTGGTAGACGACGAATATCACACCTTCGAACCGTCCGCCGGGCCGGTAAACCTGACCGAGCAGCTCTACGGCAAGGCGCCGAAGGCGCCGCAAGAGCAAAACACCTATTTCGGCTATTTCTCGCGCAGCAAGCCCCAGACCACCATCGTGTCGCGGCTGGAGGCTGACGGCCAGTTCAAGCAAGTGGCCCAGCTCAGCGGCGCCGCATCCCTGGTGGCCAGTGCCGATGGCGCGCGCGTGTTGCTGCTCACCGACCTCAAGCGGCCCAACGGGGCCGATGGCCAGGTGGTGTTCACCAGTGATGACCAAGGCAAGACCTGGACCTTGTTGGCCGGCGAACTATTCCCCGCGATAGGGGGCGCGCTGATGCTGCTCGATCCGTACTTTTACAGCAAGGACGAGGTCTGG
This region of Pseudomonas asgharzadehiana genomic DNA includes:
- a CDS encoding GGDEF domain-containing protein; the encoded protein is MPAILKLRPRMQRLLSPAVTQAELLGIIAWLGVLLASPVIWGLDLMAITLGLLIVFGCHRVAVNYRVWRLLGVVYAVLLCAGFAYVISANVELQVFALPLAVTVVISSAILFIAVADFLLCAALVWAVLWPTITAGFYPGAQTYLFIFCLSSVSIGFILSFSYLKNLRSVLLVESEFRELAQTDYLTSILNRRAFMESFAKLIAANEGGWFMMLDIDSFKLKNDQFGHDVGDRILCAMAASLKNTPGSHSFGRIGGEEFGVLVLGDDPWAAGDFALRLLQAIRSSVAPPHHYTCSAGMTRFSAGADMSAVLKCADRNLYTAKGNGKDCVYLDGARVRENVTKRIPKK
- a CDS encoding TonB-dependent siderophore receptor — encoded protein: MRRTLISICVLQAFSPFTWAEVSPTEKASLELQATNVTGAADYETAQGPVKGYHATRSASATRTDTSIHETPQSISVVSKDVVEDIGATRLQDALDYAGGVGRANNFGGQGLTSFTVRGFTTAEFYRNGFPVNRGYPATPDANTIERLEVLRGPATMLYGRGDPGGTFNVVSKQPLAERTVTLGSQLNDQGMKRGTLDASGPLDEEGRLAYRLNVVGEGGDTFRDHVETERYGVAPVITWQATDATKVIFEGDFIRNNHPLDRGLTRFPNQRGTPSRDTFWGDKDAGKLHNDNNMAQLRFEHMLNDNWTLGGGFQWLDGTLQGNAIEANTLAADGRTLRRNFNYRKLEWTDKDYQLNLTGHFSTGSFDHTLLTGIEYEDYDYKSIIQRSNPALNPYTTDIFNPVYGKPRPALTLTPTHDKENLKTYSAFIQDQVALTERLKVLAGARFERFEHEYETYVADAKSWEASDNAVTPRVGVIYDLTDTLAVYADAARSFKPNTGASREGSGFEPEKGKSYEMGIKWEGLDRQLSVDAAIYQIDKKNVLTTDPLDQNSKVAAGQVRSRGFDLNVAGNITPEWRVIGGYAYVDAEVTKDNSIRVGSRLANIPRNSFSLLNVYEFQDGALKGLGLGAGGKYVAERVGQTSNTPFSMDAYTVVDLLSYYKVNEQVRLNLDVKNLFNREYEEGAFGNIYAYPGAPRTVQVGISYSL